In the Pyrococcus kukulkanii genome, one interval contains:
- a CDS encoding transglutaminase domain-containing protein codes for MSKFLSLRKYTRPNPEFISYLRENYDKVDLKSIWRIISSEFSYDSDIAHCDKIYSASELMKARKRGGCSSYSILSSSILRSFGYPTAILVCL; via the coding sequence ATGAGTAAATTTTTGTCCCTCAGAAAATATACTCGCCCGAATCCTGAATTTATTTCTTATCTTCGAGAGAACTATGATAAAGTAGATCTGAAATCTATTTGGAGGATTATCAGCTCCGAATTCTCTTATGATTCGGATATTGCGCATTGTGACAAAATTTACTCTGCTTCTGAGTTAATGAAAGCCCGGAAAAGAGGAGGATGCTCTTCATATTCAATTCTCTCTTCATCTATTTTGAGATCTTTTGGCTATCCTACAGCGATTCTCGTTTGTTTATAG
- a CDS encoding PEP/pyruvate-binding domain-containing protein — MGGKGSSLQRLYSQGFNVPKGFIINTLAYRQFKRKDSLDEVIEEVGDAIKYLNITFPLIARSSATIEDSISHSFAGQFVSIFPINSLEELRIAIEKIYESVESERVKAYMRFLDIKREVEMAVVVQEFINTDFAGVSFSKDVFSDKNEVIIEIAKGLGENVVSGKAKTNIYRVDRNSLKISNRVIREESLDDIIITEIARKTLEIEKLFGYPVDVEFGIKKGIIYIFQARPLTPKRRKEIKFNVPKDWSKIVGIPTGTGKYIGIARIIRDKNDLDKLKPGEVLVSKTTYNDYMPDMLKAGAIVNEVGTITSHSAIVAREFGIPAVVGATGILSVVYDGMKIYVDADEGVVYYPGRPVKSYLLEEAHDMVIDLEGWKMENLSKADKIYVVAYPEKIFALEKISGANILYFHPDTPKAIKNNILSKFNAIEGHPDKHYLYVEWTYGFLVHKGLKELVDETKNLVRDPKKLDKKLYQIMKDSQRAISKAYEIYKQAKDENSLELYLEVLNLVDLSSKYFGIANTLIPLGYGMRRLRDLAREYGDPKKS, encoded by the coding sequence GTGGGTGGAAAAGGGTCATCCCTTCAAAGGTTATATTCTCAAGGATTTAATGTTCCAAAAGGATTCATAATAAACACTCTCGCATACAGACAGTTCAAAAGAAAAGATTCTCTAGATGAAGTTATTGAGGAAGTAGGAGATGCAATAAAGTACTTGAATATAACATTTCCTCTTATTGCAAGAAGCTCTGCGACGATAGAAGATTCCATATCCCATAGCTTCGCCGGACAATTTGTTTCAATATTTCCCATAAATAGCTTGGAAGAGCTAAGGATAGCTATAGAAAAAATATATGAATCTGTTGAATCTGAAAGGGTAAAGGCATATATGAGATTCTTGGACATAAAGAGAGAAGTAGAAATGGCAGTAGTAGTTCAAGAATTTATAAACACAGATTTTGCGGGAGTATCTTTTTCGAAAGATGTCTTTTCTGATAAAAATGAAGTGATTATTGAAATTGCAAAAGGATTGGGAGAGAATGTTGTCTCAGGGAAAGCAAAAACAAACATATATAGAGTCGATAGAAACTCCCTAAAAATATCTAACAGAGTCATTAGAGAGGAGTCGTTAGACGATATAATCATAACAGAGATCGCCCGAAAAACGCTTGAGATAGAAAAGCTCTTTGGATATCCGGTGGATGTAGAGTTTGGAATCAAGAAAGGTATAATCTATATATTCCAGGCGAGACCTCTAACTCCAAAAAGAAGAAAAGAGATCAAATTTAACGTTCCGAAGGATTGGTCTAAAATAGTAGGAATTCCCACCGGAACAGGAAAATATATCGGAATTGCAAGAATAATCAGAGATAAAAATGATTTAGATAAATTAAAACCCGGAGAAGTGCTGGTATCCAAAACCACTTACAACGATTACATGCCAGATATGTTAAAGGCCGGAGCAATAGTAAATGAGGTCGGAACAATAACATCTCATTCAGCTATAGTTGCAAGAGAATTTGGTATTCCAGCGGTAGTTGGAGCTACCGGAATTTTAAGTGTTGTATATGATGGAATGAAAATCTATGTAGATGCAGATGAGGGAGTAGTTTATTATCCAGGGAGACCTGTTAAGTCTTATCTACTAGAAGAAGCTCACGACATGGTAATAGATCTCGAAGGATGGAAAATGGAAAATCTCTCCAAGGCGGATAAGATATACGTTGTAGCTTATCCCGAGAAAATCTTCGCGCTTGAGAAGATTTCAGGAGCAAACATATTGTATTTCCATCCAGACACTCCAAAAGCTATAAAGAATAATATTCTTTCTAAGTTCAATGCAATTGAAGGTCATCCAGATAAACACTATCTTTACGTAGAGTGGACATATGGTTTTCTCGTTCATAAAGGTCTGAAAGAACTTGTCGACGAGACCAAGAATCTTGTGAGAGACCCTAAGAAATTAGATAAAAAGCTCTACCAGATCATGAAAGATTCTCAGAGAGCAATTTCTAAGGCTTACGAAATATACAAACAAGCTAAGGACGAAAATTCGTTAGAGTTATATTTAGAGGTGCTAAACTTAGTAGATTTATCTTCTAAATATTTCGGGATAGCGAATACGCTAATCCCTCTTGGATATGGGATGAGAAGGCTAAGAGATCTTGCGAGAGAATATGGAGATCCTAAAAAATCTTGA